A region of Paraburkholderia sp. BL23I1N1 DNA encodes the following proteins:
- a CDS encoding FAD-binding oxidoreductase has translation MTHPKNNGAASRGVTVLGAGIVGLSIALKLHLDGFKVTVVEKGEPMHGTSYGNAGYLSEANIFPPASPDMLRQLPKFMLSKEGPLVIKPDYATKMIPWAVKAVAALKPASYQNILTGLASMTTLAYESFDELLTAANAQQLLTREGGLVAFRTLAGLEAKCRSLRTWNSFGLAAERISAELITEMEPELSKDMVGGIFFKNSGRCSSPRGLGELYVKRLREAGVEFFTDEVRGIENVDSGVRIHTASGSFVTDRVVLTMGFQTGALLQRLDIKVPLVSERGYHLMLPSSDVRLKRPIVFGEPHFAATPMDEGLRLAGTAEFARADSQPNMDRAWMLLKLAKRYLPNVNEADATPWMGVRPSLPDGLPAIGLMRNAPRIAYAFGHAHNGLTLSAITARCVSALMQGKEAPVDLEPYRLERFLHHEHATV, from the coding sequence ATGACGCATCCGAAAAATAACGGCGCAGCATCGCGTGGTGTGACAGTCCTTGGAGCGGGAATCGTCGGACTGTCCATCGCTCTCAAGCTCCATCTCGATGGCTTCAAGGTTACGGTGGTCGAAAAGGGTGAACCAATGCATGGCACATCCTACGGAAACGCCGGATACCTGTCGGAAGCCAACATCTTCCCTCCAGCGTCGCCAGACATGCTGCGCCAGCTGCCGAAATTCATGCTGTCGAAAGAAGGCCCCCTGGTTATCAAGCCCGACTATGCAACCAAGATGATTCCTTGGGCTGTCAAGGCAGTAGCGGCGCTCAAGCCGGCTTCTTATCAGAATATTTTGACTGGGCTGGCAAGCATGACGACGCTCGCATACGAGAGCTTTGATGAGCTTCTGACCGCCGCCAACGCACAGCAGCTCCTCACGCGCGAAGGCGGATTGGTCGCGTTTCGGACGCTCGCGGGCCTTGAAGCAAAATGTCGCTCTTTGCGAACCTGGAATTCATTTGGTTTGGCGGCTGAAAGAATTTCAGCAGAACTAATTACAGAAATGGAGCCGGAGCTTAGTAAGGACATGGTTGGCGGCATCTTCTTCAAGAACTCTGGCCGTTGCAGCAGTCCCAGGGGGCTGGGTGAACTCTACGTCAAGCGGCTCAGGGAGGCGGGCGTCGAATTTTTTACCGATGAAGTCCGCGGCATTGAAAACGTGGATAGCGGCGTTCGGATACATACCGCAAGTGGGTCCTTCGTCACTGACCGCGTGGTCCTGACTATGGGATTTCAGACGGGAGCGCTTCTGCAGCGTCTTGACATTAAGGTGCCGCTTGTATCGGAGCGTGGTTATCACCTCATGCTGCCGTCTTCAGATGTACGCCTCAAGCGTCCAATTGTCTTCGGCGAGCCGCACTTTGCCGCAACGCCGATGGACGAAGGCTTGCGTCTCGCGGGCACTGCTGAATTCGCGCGAGCCGATTCGCAGCCCAACATGGACCGTGCATGGATGCTTCTCAAACTTGCGAAGCGCTACCTGCCTAACGTAAATGAGGCGGATGCGACGCCGTGGATGGGCGTGCGCCCTTCGTTGCCCGATGGGCTTCCCGCAATAGGTTTGATGCGAAACGCACCGCGAATCGCCTATGCATTCGGCCACGCTCACAACGGACTAACTCTATCTGCAATCACAGCTCGCTGTGTGTCTGCGCTCATGCAAGGCAAAGAAGCACCCGTCGACCTGGAGCCGT
- a CDS encoding IclR family transcriptional regulator — MGNEGVAAVEKALSLLDCFKPGAEALSLAALAQSSGMHKTTVYRLMNSLERMNYVVRSETGMYSLGPRVLYLGKLYEQSFHLSSLVEPILHRLAAESQESASYYVIDNGQRLCLFRAEPSEGLRETRLPGTSFPLDDAAISQVLKFWGLKQPLYETPPTLPLFTSGARDQHTAGFATPVFGEGDTFKAALSLTGVRSRLDAARESGALDRLQLNAASELSRKLGASAAFCERMYGA; from the coding sequence ATGGGAAACGAAGGGGTGGCCGCAGTCGAGAAGGCACTGTCGTTGCTGGACTGTTTCAAGCCGGGGGCCGAGGCGCTATCGCTGGCCGCACTCGCGCAGTCGTCCGGGATGCACAAGACGACGGTATATCGATTGATGAATTCCCTGGAACGAATGAATTATGTCGTTCGCTCCGAGACTGGCATGTACTCGCTTGGTCCGCGGGTTCTTTACCTCGGCAAACTCTACGAGCAATCGTTCCATCTCTCCTCGCTCGTCGAACCGATATTGCATAGGTTGGCTGCCGAATCGCAGGAAAGCGCTTCGTACTACGTTATCGACAACGGGCAGCGACTATGCCTCTTCAGGGCAGAGCCGTCCGAAGGCCTGAGAGAAACACGCTTACCTGGCACATCGTTTCCGCTGGATGACGCGGCCATTAGTCAGGTGCTCAAGTTCTGGGGGCTAAAGCAGCCTTTATACGAGACGCCTCCAACGTTGCCGCTGTTCACGTCTGGTGCTCGTGACCAGCATACGGCGGGGTTCGCCACTCCGGTGTTTGGTGAGGGCGACACGTTTAAGGCTGCGCTTAGTTTGACCGGCGTAAGGTCTCGACTCGACGCCGCGCGAGAATCGGGAGCTCTTGACCGACTTCAGTTGAACGCCGCGTCTGAGCTGTCCCGGAAACTTGGTGCGAGTGCGGCATTTTGCGAAAGAATGTATGGCGCCTGA
- a CDS encoding LysR family transcriptional regulator produces MTTFRQLEALVSLAETGTFEGAAERIGIVQSAVSRHIKEFEELFGWPLLDRTGRAARLTLEGGEVLARARTILRQRDAIIDAVARSDVIHRRVRFGVTELCALTWLPRLMGLMRASFPSVTTELVVDHSLALHGGLIAGEIDLAFVPDVFKSATLPSLPLANVRHHWCCSPTFDAPSTEIPASALAAYPLLMQQAPSGIATVIEPWLTKAGGRSRSSVGTASLVALAGMALSGLGIALLPTAVCSPLIGTGVLCEVKVNPPLPEIPYVALTRADAATAFHQRIIGLSQSCCDFEMSYQLQALAKAGKHSEMR; encoded by the coding sequence ATGACGACCTTCCGACAGTTAGAGGCCTTGGTGTCCCTTGCGGAGACGGGCACATTTGAGGGGGCCGCCGAGAGAATTGGCATCGTGCAATCGGCCGTGTCCCGTCATATCAAGGAATTTGAAGAGCTGTTCGGCTGGCCCTTGCTGGACCGAACCGGACGTGCCGCGCGTTTGACGCTGGAAGGCGGAGAGGTGCTGGCGCGCGCACGCACCATTCTTCGGCAGCGGGACGCAATCATCGATGCCGTTGCCAGAAGTGACGTGATTCACAGAAGGGTGCGCTTCGGGGTGACAGAACTCTGCGCGCTAACATGGCTGCCGCGACTCATGGGACTTATGCGCGCCTCCTTTCCCTCGGTGACCACGGAACTTGTTGTTGACCACAGTCTCGCTCTGCACGGGGGGCTGATTGCTGGCGAAATCGACTTGGCGTTCGTTCCCGATGTATTCAAGTCGGCTACCTTGCCCTCATTGCCCTTGGCAAACGTTCGTCATCACTGGTGCTGCAGCCCAACCTTCGATGCACCATCGACAGAGATACCGGCCAGCGCATTGGCTGCATATCCTCTGCTGATGCAACAGGCGCCCTCAGGTATCGCAACTGTCATTGAACCGTGGCTCACAAAAGCAGGAGGCCGCAGCCGAAGCAGCGTCGGAACTGCAAGTCTGGTGGCCCTTGCAGGCATGGCCCTATCGGGGCTCGGGATAGCGCTGCTTCCAACCGCTGTTTGCTCGCCTCTGATAGGTACGGGTGTGTTGTGTGAGGTGAAAGTAAATCCGCCGCTCCCCGAAATCCCTTATGTTGCGTTGACGCGCGCTGATGCAGCGACCGCTTTCCATCAAAGGATTATCGGATTGTCGCAATCATGCTGCGACTTCGAGATGTCGTATCAGTTGCAGGCGCTCGCGAAAGCCGGGAAACACAGCGAGATGCGATGA
- a CDS encoding amino acid ABC transporter permease — protein MSLHLDFSAVFAAPYGPELIKGAKVTLALTAESWILAVGLGTALAVVRATGNKIAERVVAGFVAYHQNVPMLVQIILWYFGVPTLLPDSWQSWVNAHNGEMFFSGIAIGLCMSAYFSEDIRSGLRSVPWGQHEAARSLGLSYVRSMRYVILPQAFRVSMPPFINHTVLLFKNTSLAMVVGAAEMTYAVREIENQTFRTFESYAVATGFYLAVSLGLMALGAIVSRRSSVPTR, from the coding sequence ATGTCTCTACACCTCGACTTCAGTGCAGTCTTCGCCGCGCCTTACGGGCCGGAGCTGATTAAGGGCGCCAAGGTCACGCTCGCGCTGACAGCTGAAAGCTGGATTTTGGCCGTCGGCCTTGGAACCGCTCTCGCGGTTGTACGAGCCACCGGGAACAAGATAGCCGAACGTGTCGTTGCGGGCTTCGTCGCCTACCACCAGAACGTGCCGATGCTGGTGCAAATCATTCTGTGGTACTTCGGCGTTCCCACGTTGCTGCCAGACAGCTGGCAAAGCTGGGTCAACGCGCACAACGGCGAGATGTTTTTCTCGGGCATCGCAATCGGGCTTTGTATGTCGGCTTACTTCTCTGAAGACATCCGAAGCGGATTGCGGTCGGTTCCTTGGGGGCAGCATGAAGCGGCACGCTCTCTCGGCCTGAGTTATGTGCGCTCGATGCGATATGTGATTTTGCCGCAGGCGTTTCGCGTTTCGATGCCGCCATTTATCAACCACACCGTTCTACTGTTCAAAAACACCAGCTTGGCCATGGTCGTGGGCGCTGCAGAAATGACCTACGCAGTTCGTGAGATAGAGAACCAGACGTTCCGAACCTTCGAGTCCTATGCCGTCGCTACCGGCTTCTATCTTGCTGTTTCACTTGGCCTGATGGCGCTCGGAGCGATTGTGTCACGGCGTAGCAGCGTTCCGACGAGGTAG
- a CDS encoding RraA family protein, with product MSTTSNGSSAISRDIERVSPELVAEASEFQAAILADVAGRRGTLNSRVKPLSPKMKVAGPAITVEVRPGDNLAIHAALAIAKPGDVIVVDGKGDQTCALIGEIMATQAHATGIAGFIIDAAVRDSHELANGEFPVFSAGLNPCGPTKSVAGRVNAPISAGGTTINPGDLIVGDADGVVVVPRHDVPMILELARKKVEAETKRIAAIKNGDTRATWLEKELRAVGMLADGEAL from the coding sequence ATGAGCACCACTTCGAACGGTTCGTCAGCCATTTCCCGCGACATCGAGCGCGTGTCGCCGGAGCTTGTCGCAGAAGCTTCTGAATTTCAGGCAGCCATCCTCGCGGATGTCGCCGGCCGCCGCGGCACCCTGAATAGCAGGGTGAAGCCACTGTCGCCGAAGATGAAAGTGGCAGGTCCGGCTATCACCGTTGAAGTTCGCCCGGGCGATAACCTCGCAATTCACGCGGCGCTTGCCATCGCAAAGCCAGGTGACGTGATTGTGGTGGATGGCAAAGGCGACCAGACCTGCGCCCTCATTGGCGAAATCATGGCCACACAAGCTCACGCAACGGGCATCGCCGGTTTCATTATCGATGCGGCCGTGCGTGACTCGCACGAACTCGCAAACGGCGAGTTTCCGGTGTTCTCGGCCGGTCTTAATCCGTGCGGGCCGACCAAGAGCGTAGCCGGTCGCGTGAACGCCCCCATTTCTGCTGGCGGGACGACCATCAATCCGGGTGACCTTATTGTTGGCGACGCGGATGGCGTGGTCGTCGTGCCGCGCCACGACGTCCCGATGATTCTCGAACTAGCCCGGAAAAAGGTCGAAGCGGAAACAAAGCGTATCGCGGCAATCAAGAACGGCGACACTCGCGCGACGTGGCTTGAAAAGGAACTGCGTGCAGTGGGCATGTTGGCAGACGGCGAGGCTTTGTGA
- a CDS encoding LysR family transcriptional regulator, translating to MLRLRDVVSVAGARESRETQRDAMMLTIKQLEAFYWVARLGTVDRAANKLHITQSAATKRLQELEAIVVEPVFESQRTKSKLSAKGQELFELCKDLLESVANLEELQSSTRSVARILQIGMTELVATTWFPRFVGKMKEIYPNVLVQPELVHLSVELRAKVLEGSLDMAFIPDAEMPKALTRVELNSVPFAWFCAPGIFPADTPVTLQKLSESAVIEQDERSIITQLCRRLFSEAGVEPRRLFGGSSVLAMAGLIEAGIGISCLPESIVSNYVSAGRLQMVRTRPPAPSLRYCAIFMNNPQSRIGYSVAEIARQCSASA from the coding sequence ATGCTGCGACTTCGAGATGTCGTATCAGTTGCAGGCGCTCGCGAAAGCCGGGAAACACAGCGAGATGCGATGATGTTGACAATAAAGCAACTCGAAGCGTTTTACTGGGTGGCTCGTCTCGGCACTGTTGACCGCGCTGCAAACAAACTGCACATCACACAGTCGGCCGCGACCAAGCGCCTCCAAGAACTCGAAGCCATCGTTGTTGAACCAGTTTTCGAGTCACAACGCACCAAATCAAAACTGTCTGCGAAAGGCCAAGAGCTATTTGAGTTGTGCAAGGACCTATTGGAGAGTGTCGCTAACCTTGAAGAACTCCAGTCCTCGACGCGCAGCGTTGCTCGGATACTTCAAATTGGAATGACTGAGCTCGTTGCAACAACCTGGTTTCCTCGCTTCGTCGGGAAAATGAAGGAAATATATCCCAACGTCCTTGTTCAACCTGAGCTGGTACACCTATCAGTAGAACTTCGTGCGAAGGTACTCGAAGGTTCGCTTGATATGGCTTTCATACCTGATGCTGAGATGCCGAAGGCGTTGACCCGCGTCGAACTGAATTCGGTTCCGTTCGCGTGGTTCTGTGCCCCTGGTATATTCCCCGCAGACACACCGGTCACACTGCAAAAGTTGTCCGAGTCTGCTGTCATTGAACAGGACGAGCGGTCCATCATCACGCAGCTATGCAGGCGCCTGTTTAGTGAAGCGGGCGTGGAACCAAGACGCTTGTTTGGAGGCAGCAGCGTGTTGGCGATGGCGGGATTGATTGAGGCGGGAATTGGCATCAGTTGCTTACCAGAGTCAATCGTGAGCAACTATGTATCGGCGGGGCGTCTGCAGATGGTGCGTACCCGGCCCCCAGCGCCGTCGTTGCGCTACTGTGCCATCTTCATGAACAACCCACAGTCGCGCATCGGGTACTCTGTCGCAGAGATTGCTCGTCAGTGCAGCGCGTCGGCTTAA
- a CDS encoding amino acid ABC transporter permease — protein MIDIIRDNWLVFLIGQYPSGPLGGLALTLILSVLGLGLSFPISVGLALCRTGSIKWLASAATVFVYIVRGIPLVMLVFWTYFLVPVLLGHNVSGVTALLCTLVIYEAAYLSEVIRAGLVSLPRGQTEAARALGLGYWRTTCFVLLPQALYNMVPSIISQFVSTIKETSIGYVISVQELTFAANAVNNNLLTRPFAVFMILALTYFAACFALTQVAHHLERSVTRRRSRTNVVTRSLENDTVLEG, from the coding sequence ATGATTGACATCATCAGAGACAACTGGCTGGTTTTTCTGATTGGGCAATATCCGAGTGGTCCGTTGGGCGGCCTCGCGCTGACACTGATTCTGTCGGTTCTCGGTCTGGGCCTTTCTTTCCCGATTAGCGTTGGCCTCGCATTGTGCCGGACGGGGTCAATCAAATGGCTCGCATCTGCGGCGACAGTGTTTGTCTACATCGTCCGCGGCATTCCGCTGGTGATGCTGGTCTTCTGGACATATTTTTTGGTGCCGGTTCTGCTCGGTCATAACGTTTCAGGTGTGACCGCGCTGCTTTGCACGCTCGTCATCTACGAAGCTGCGTATCTGTCGGAAGTTATTCGGGCCGGTCTCGTCTCGTTGCCGAGGGGGCAGACTGAAGCAGCACGGGCGCTTGGTTTGGGCTACTGGCGGACGACGTGTTTTGTGCTCCTGCCGCAGGCCCTCTATAACATGGTTCCGAGCATCATCAGTCAGTTTGTGTCGACCATCAAAGAGACTTCGATTGGCTACGTCATCAGCGTCCAGGAGCTCACGTTTGCTGCCAACGCTGTGAACAACAATCTGCTGACCCGTCCGTTCGCTGTCTTCATGATTCTGGCGCTGACTTACTTCGCGGCATGTTTTGCCCTGACTCAAGTGGCCCACCATCTCGAACGCAGCGTAACCCGCCGGCGCTCCCGCACGAACGTTGTAACCAGGAGTTTGGAAAATGATACGGTTCTCGAAGGTTAA
- a CDS encoding amino acid ABC transporter ATP-binding protein, translated as MIRFSKVNKFYGTHHVLTDVTAEVKKGEVVVVCGPSGSGKSTLIRTINRLEEIQSGTIELNGRDVHAKSTNVNEFRTGVGFVFQSFNLFPHLSVTNNICLAPVKLGKKKPADAKKQAMTLLERVGLAHKADAYPQQLSGGQQQRVAIARALAMEPPVMLFDEPTSALDPEMVGEVLNVMKSLAKDGMTMVCVTHEMNFAREVSDIVWFMDNGVILERAAPKEFFTAPKHARAKAFLSDIRSH; from the coding sequence ATGATACGGTTCTCGAAGGTTAACAAGTTTTACGGCACACACCACGTTCTCACTGACGTAACCGCAGAAGTGAAGAAGGGCGAGGTCGTGGTGGTATGCGGGCCGTCGGGTTCCGGAAAGTCCACGCTCATTCGTACCATCAATCGGCTGGAAGAGATTCAGTCTGGAACGATAGAACTGAACGGTCGCGACGTCCATGCGAAGTCGACGAACGTGAATGAGTTCCGAACGGGTGTCGGCTTCGTATTCCAGTCTTTCAACCTTTTTCCGCACCTGTCTGTCACAAACAACATTTGCTTGGCACCCGTCAAACTGGGCAAGAAAAAGCCTGCGGATGCGAAGAAGCAAGCTATGACGCTTCTCGAGCGGGTTGGTCTCGCGCACAAGGCAGATGCTTACCCTCAGCAGCTTTCCGGCGGTCAGCAGCAGCGTGTTGCAATTGCGCGGGCACTTGCCATGGAGCCTCCGGTCATGCTGTTCGATGAACCTACGTCAGCACTTGACCCCGAGATGGTCGGAGAAGTCCTCAACGTGATGAAGTCGCTCGCAAAGGATGGAATGACGATGGTGTGTGTCACGCATGAGATGAATTTCGCACGAGAGGTATCGGACATCGTCTGGTTCATGGACAACGGTGTAATTCTTGAGCGCGCGGCACCGAAGGAGTTCTTTACTGCGCCGAAGCATGCTCGAGCCAAGGCATTCCTGTCCGACATCCGGTCGCATTAA
- a CDS encoding ABC transporter substrate-binding protein, whose protein sequence is MKTTFKLLCLASVLATSAWASVAHADELADIKSRGTLVCGVLSTLPPFGFQDPNTREVVGYDVDFCKGVAKQLGVKPELKVMSLDSRIPELTQGRVDILAAVLGYNPQRAQQVEYSKAYFVSQQVIAAKATSPLKHRDDLAGKRVSTIKGSSNIPVIERVLPTAQLVSYDDGPSAFMALVQSKVDGFVLSETLMRRFIEKLGANANQISVLTPAVGVEYWGLGLKKGEPKLLEAVNTALDNMEKSGESQQIFEKWLGEKSSLKMARSFKTEQIPTN, encoded by the coding sequence TTGAAAACGACCTTCAAATTGCTGTGCCTCGCATCAGTGCTCGCTACCAGCGCCTGGGCAAGCGTCGCCCACGCCGACGAACTCGCCGACATCAAATCGCGCGGTACCCTGGTGTGCGGCGTGCTGAGTACGTTGCCGCCATTTGGATTTCAGGACCCGAACACCCGCGAGGTTGTCGGGTACGACGTCGATTTCTGTAAGGGTGTTGCGAAGCAACTCGGCGTGAAACCCGAACTGAAGGTCATGTCGCTCGACTCGCGCATTCCGGAACTGACTCAGGGCCGTGTCGACATCCTAGCTGCGGTTCTTGGCTATAACCCGCAGCGTGCTCAGCAGGTCGAATACTCGAAGGCCTATTTCGTCAGCCAGCAGGTTATAGCTGCGAAGGCGACCAGTCCCCTCAAGCATCGTGACGACCTCGCCGGAAAGCGGGTCAGCACCATCAAGGGCTCCAGCAACATCCCGGTGATTGAGCGTGTCCTTCCGACGGCACAACTCGTGAGCTATGACGATGGCCCGTCCGCATTCATGGCTCTGGTGCAGAGCAAGGTTGACGGCTTCGTGCTCTCGGAAACCCTGATGCGACGTTTCATCGAAAAGCTCGGCGCCAATGCGAATCAGATTTCCGTCCTTACACCTGCAGTCGGCGTCGAATACTGGGGACTCGGCTTGAAGAAGGGTGAGCCCAAGCTGCTCGAAGCCGTGAACACTGCTCTCGACAACATGGAAAAGAGCGGCGAGTCCCAGCAGATTTTTGAGAAATGGCTTGGGGAAAAATCCAGTTTGAAGATGGCTCGCAGCTTCAAGACCGAGCAGATTCCGACGAACTGA